One Aegilops tauschii subsp. strangulata cultivar AL8/78 chromosome 2, Aet v6.0, whole genome shotgun sequence genomic window, TTTCTCACCATTTATCTACCTTTGTTACAGATGGGAAGGGTTTGTGCACATTGCTCTGCACTGCTGGTTGGAGGAGCAGGAACTTGTGAGGAGCCCTGGATCTGTCCAGTCCAAGCTGGAAGAACAAGCTCCGTTATTCGCTCTCCTGCTGCACGTGGCCATCAGGTTGCTCTCGGACAACGATCCTACTCTCAGGAAGGCGTGTATGGTGGCAGCAAAGCTCCCCTCATCCGAAACGTCTCATCCGAGCTCACTCCAAAACAGCCAGAGATCAACCTTCGCCGAGATACTCAACAGGATCGGCAGGAGCAACAACTTGAAGGAGGCGCTGAGGTTGATCGAGCTCGCGGTCAAGGAGAGGAACGAGGAGCCCTTCCAGTGGATGTCCTGGCTCCGACATCTCCcccagcagcagcacgatggctGCAGGAGGATCGACTTCTGCGACGTGTTGGGGCCCTTGGAAGAGCTTCTTGACATGTTCAGCTCCGATCGTGAGCGAGCCTCGGCCGATTTCGCCGATTTCAAGTCAAGGTTCTGTAGTCGTGCCGTGTACGACGACGCCTGCAGGGAGTTCGAGGCGCTGCTCGTTCTGTATCGGACGGCTCGGACGCGGTACGCCAAGGGCATGCTCGCGTTGCACGGGAAGCATGGTGGGTGACTGCTCCAGAGTTCCCCCATTTTTGCCGAACAGTTTTTCCTGTACACACGCTGCGAACGCGGTGTCCGTTGCAGCATTGGTTGTTTCGTCGTCGGTCTTGCAACCTGGAGTAGTTTGCGGTTTCCACTTTTGCCGTGCTACGACGTAGGATAAAACCACCTACTAGTGTGGTTGCACTTGCACAAGAACGCAGGGCCAAAAGTAGAGGCAGCCCATGTGTGCTGCTGCTGGGCGCTGTCACAGTGTCACTGCTAGAGTGCCCGTCCCCGGCACCGGGCAGCCCGACTGGAAGTGGACCAAGCTAGGGTGCCCCCATGACAGGCCACCCGACGCAAAGACATGCCGCACCTGACAAAGGGGATGAAGGGATGActgtccatccatccatccatccatccatccatcatcCTACACGGCTATAGCCCCAATTATTGGCCCCGGGGTCAATGAGACACGCCGCACAGCACATAGTTTGCTTGCGTTGCGGTGCAGGTCTTGCTCCGCTCTGATGCATCTGGCTGGGTTTGGTTGGAGAGGTCGCCTGGCCTGGGCTGGGTATGGCGGGAGGCGGACGTGACAAGGAGAGGCAGCCGCATCTTTCATTTCATATCCGGAGCCGGGGGAGGGAAGGAACAAGGAACACATTGTAAACAACTCTATCCGAGATGTGTGTGCATTCTGGGCGGGGCAGTCGTTGCCTCCGGTGCAGCTGCAAGGGGCGCCTCAAATCTCGTCCACCCAGAGCCCTATCGCCTAATCAAGAGCCAGATGCCACTGCCCGCGCCGCGGCCACTAGAATCTCGCCCGCAATCTAAAATACTTATACGCTTCCTTCCTTCAAAACCACATAGATAAATATTTCCAGCGCGATCTCGCAGGTCGCCCCGGCCCCTTCCCTCCGTCCCCTCCTCCCTCGTCTCGTCCGCGTCCTTGTCAGGTGAGTTCTACGGACTTCTCGATGCAATGCTTCCTCGATTCTCTGTTGCATTCGCCGCCGGCGGTTGATCGGCGGCAATGGCCCTGTTTCCTTTGCTTTGCTCCGGCTGATCATCAGTTATGTCTCTTGCTGAAGGTTTGGAGGCGGCAGAGTACCTGTAAGTAAGTAAGTAGCGGCGATGGCGCAGGCGGTGGTGCCGGCGATGCAGTGCCAGGTGGGCGTGCGGGGCAGGTCGGCCGTCCCGGCGAGGCAGCCCGCGGGCAGGGTGTGGGGCGTCAGGAGGACCGCCCGCGCCACCTCCGGGTTCAAGGTGCTGGCCCTCGGCCCGGAGACCACCGGCGTCATCCAGAGGATGCAGCAGCTGCTCGACATGGACACCACGCCCTTCACCGACAAGATCATCGCCGAGTACATCTGGTACGCACCACTACGCGCCCTTCCCCGCAATGTCGCCGCTCTTTTCTCGTCGCACGCGTCCATCTCGGCCACCGGACCCTGTTCGTTCGCTTCCATGGATTGATGGATTGACTTCCATGCGAGCACAGTGGGTACTGCTGTAGTGGCAGCTCGGGATAGGCCAAACCTGCACTTTTCAGGGGATTACACTAGATTATATTAGATTAGATTAGATTAGCACATGAGCAGATTTGCACCCTTAAAGTCGATACTCACTGCTAATAATAGACAAAGTTTTCAAGGCCTGGTGGGTGATTTGTGACGACTCACTCACTGCTTTTGCCTTTTTAGTTCCGGCACTTGAATAAGATGCAGGGGACTGGACACCCCACTTTTGGGGTGCAACCAGGAGTCGATCCTGTCATGGCATGCACCAACTATTATGTTTGTAGTAACATTTACTGTTAACAAATCTGACCATTTctctttttgtttctttctttcttcGCTTTGTGCAGGGTTGGAGGATCTGGAATTGACCTCAGGAGCAAATCAAGGGTACGCGTTCGATATCGTCATGGTCATCACAGTTATCGCTGTTTCCTTGCATACATATTCTACTCCCTCTGTAGCGTTCTTATAGGGATGAGCAGTCATCATTTTTCTCCAGAAGTTTTACGGGATGAGCAGTTCACTGCAAAGTATTGTTTGCTGTACTTTCTATTTTTGCTGCTGACAAGAAAATGCAATGCTACTGTTTCAGACGATTTCAAAGCCAGTGGAGGACCCATCAGAGCTACCCAAATGGAACTACGACGGATCGAGCACAGGGCAGGCTCCTGGAGAAGACAGTGAAGTCATCCTATAGTAAGCGGGAAATTTACTGTTCATGTGTTCTTCAGCCTTGCAGATGCAGAGTAATCTGGATTTCGGCTTTTGCTAACTCTGTTCATGTTTTTCTGTCCTGCTTTCAGCCCACAGGCCATATTCAAGGACCCATTCCGAGGAGGCAACAACATACTGGTACCTTTTTGAATGCGCTTTATGTTAATCGTTAAGAGATGATTAATACCAGTGCTCACTTTACTGGTTACATGTGTAAAATCGGCTTGTTAGTTAATACGGAATTTGTTATTTCAGGTTATCTGTGACACCTACACGCCACAAGGGGAACCCATCCCTACTAACAAGCGACACATGGCTGCACAAATCTTCAGTGACCCCAAGGTCACTGCACAAGTGCCATGGTAACTAGTGCATTTGAGAACCTCTGCCTATATAAAAGCCTGGTATTGTTTGCACACGAAGTTGAAACATTTGCTTTTCTAGGTTTGGAATCGAACAGGAGTACACTCTGATGCAGAGGGATGTGAACTGGCCTCTTGGCTGGCCTGTTGGAGGGTACCCTGGCCCCCAGGTACTGCATCAAGAAGCTTGATTTACCAGATGACAATTAATCTCAGGCTAACTGAAATATACACTTCATTAAACACAACCGAGTAGTAATATTTGTGCTGAAATGTTGCAGGGTCCATACTACTGCGCCGTAGGATCAGACAAGTCATTTGGCCGTGACATATCCGATGCTCACTACAAGGCCTGCCTTTACGCGGGAATTGAAATCAGTGGAACAAACGGGGAGGTCATGCCTGGTCAGGTATGCCTCCGTATTTATATGGGTGCATGTATTATTCTTGTTATGTGTGAATCAGTGTGATGTTTTTGACCTCTTCTTTTAAAAGAAAATTAAACTGTTTAATAAGTGAAAATTCACAACCTCTATTCATGCAGTGGGAGTACCAGGTTGGACCTAGCGTTGGTATTGATGCGGGAGACCACATATGGGCTTCAAGATACATTCTCGAGGTACTTCGAACAATTGTCTATGGTTCCCTGATGGCCTGATATCATAGAACCTTGGTTGTCTATAGGTGCATGTGTATGAGTTTTTATGATTTATTCTGACACTCTGAAGAATTCCCTTCTTAAATACCATAAAACCAGTTTTCGCTGAAACATCAGATCCCATAAGTCCATGACTGACCGAATGAGCATCCTTTTGTTGATATTAGCTTTTTCACTACTAAGTAAGCACTTCTAATTATCATCCTACTCACTGTAATCAGAGAATCACGGAGCAAGCTGGTGTGGTGCTCACCCTTGACCCAAAACCAATCCAGGTATATTCTTGTAAGTTGTTCGAAGCAATTTATATATTAGAACTTAGTAATCTGAAGATTGATATGATGTAGGGTGACTGGAATGGAGCTGGCTGCCACACAAATTACAGGTTCCACTCTTTTCTGTTAATATTTATTTATCCCGCATTACTTTTACAAAGTATATCTTGCTGTATATTTTTTTCGAGAAACCTTTATTAAAAATTTTCAGAAAACCTATTATAGCTGCGTTGAAGTAAATACAACGGGGATTTTGTGGGAAGATAACATATGCTGATACTAACAGACAATGTTCCTCGAAAGACTATATTTAAACTTATTATCAAGTGTTATTCAGAATAGACATGTCTTCAGTATAGTTACTAACCTTTTTGGTAGTTTTTTCTCAATGCTTGATATAGTTTGTCCTTAATTTGCAAGTGAGAAACAATCTtttcttgttgttgcaaatgtaGCACATTGAGCATGCGCGAGGATGGAGGTTTCGACGTGATCAAGAAGGCAATCCTGAACCTTTCACTTCGCCATGACTTGCACATAGCCGCATATGGTGAAGGAAACGAACGGAGGCTGACAGGGCTACATGAGACAGCTAGCATATCAGACTTCTCATGGGTATGGCGAGTGAAACCTTTCTTTATTTTTTAGTTGCACCCTACTTCGGTACTGATCATAGCACTTTGTTTATCAGGGCGTCGCGAACCGTGGCTGCTCTATTCGTGTGGGGCGAGAAACCGAGGCAAAGGGCAAAGGTATTTGCTCCCCCTTGTTCTGCAAAACTACTTGCAATGGTTGGGAATGCAGAAAAAGAATTATGACATCCCAAATAAAATTCAAGTACATTGGGCAAGCCTAATTCTTGCGGAGCAGAACAGGAATTATGACaacccaaataaaattcaaataaacCTCTTGCGTATATTGTACTggtatatactccctccgttccaaaataaacCTCTTGAGTCAtccattttggaacggagggagtatatatcagTACCTATGTGTTGTAGCTTGGTAATCTGCATTTTTTAACTGAAAACGATACCTTGTTGCCCAACAGGATACCTGGAGGACCGTCGCCCGGCGTCAAACATGGACCCGTACACCGTGACGGCGCTGCTGGCCGAGACCACGATCCTGTGGGAGCCGACCCTCGAGGCGGAGGCCCTCGCTGCCAAGAAGCTGGCGCTGAAGGTATGAAGGACCTGAAAAGGCCGAATTCTTCCGGGGAAAAGAAAATAAATCGGCGGCGGCGAGACCGTTCGTCCGTCGTCCATTCTTGTTGATCCTGTGGTTCCGTCGGGGCACTGTCTGTACAAAATCCTCACGGTTTGTAGAACCGCTCCGCATGTTTTTTCGCTTGAACTGAGTCCATTTGATCTGTTGGGTCTGTACAATCACTGTACCTGAGTCCATTCGGAGAACTACGTTATTAAAAGGATAATGAATCGCGCAAAGGATTTTTTTTTTGCTGCTTTCAACTTGGTCCGTCTGCTCGATTGGTGCGCAGCCTTGGGCCGCTTGTCACAGATGTATCGGTTTTCTGCTAGTTTTCCCTATAAGTTGGTTTATTAATTCTCTTCTTCTTAACGAAAAGGCAGAGCTCTTGCATGTTGCTTGAAAGGAAAACTTGGTCCGTCTGTAAATCTCAGTGTCCCCAAGCTGCGAGACCCGCTATGACCACTGTGGAGGAGGGCGGTCCGTTTGCAGATGGTCGCTGCCGGACAGCCCTCTCTCTGCTCGAGCACACACTCTGAAGAAACGAGACAAGGAATTGCGCAGCGCAAAGTTCGGCTGCTTTTCTGttcttcttttccttttatttattcaGTAAAACAGATCGTGCCGTGCTGCTGCATACTACTCCCTCGGTAtcataatataagacgtttttgcagttcaaacgtcttatattatggtACCGAGGGAGTAGATTGCAACTGACTCCACAATTCCTGTGCCATCCCACGGACGAGGTCGTGCCGCTGGAGTCCAGTCCAGGGGAGCGACACGGCTGAACGCACGGAGCACACAGCGAGCGTGCCCTTGTGCAGATACAGAACCTAACAGAAAAGTAGTGAAGAAACTGCTGAATGAAAACGCCTGTCGATTTTGGCTGCCATGGCAGCGTTTATTTTGCGCAACTGAATTATGCCGACATACACCCTGTGCGATAGAGAGCGATACCACTGCGCAATGGCGACATCCGACATGTCCACACGGCTCCCGTGCCGGTGCCGGTGCCACTGTCCTGGATTCCAGGGGTGCGCACTCATCGCGCTGGAGGCTAACGGCCGATGTGGAGAGCGTTCTGCGTTGCTAGTGTTGAAACTGCTGGGTGCACGGTGCACCCCACGGATCATCGAGTGCCGCCCGGAGCCAACCCACAACAAAGAGCTACTCCTACCATGCAGCGAAGAATCAGCAAAGACACAACTATGTATCTCGATTTTTCTTTTCAACGAAGATCCATATAAAATCGTGGACTTGGTATCTTTTACAGAGAATCAGGATACACCAATTCCATAGAACTGGACTACTAGGAGTACTTGCTAAAGGCACCGAAAAAGAAGAGGAAACTGAACTGGACAAGATTACACACCAACTGAATAATATCCGGAGGCGGAAGGCCTATGGCCTGGGATGCTTTTTGTGCGCCGGCGGGGAGCTGTGGCCGTGCATGGCCACGCCGCTGTAGTCCGCGCTGGAGATCAGCCCTTCCGCCGCAACCGCCTCCTCGTCCTCGTTCCTCCAACTTCCCTTCTTCCTCTCTTCGCCACTCTCCGCTCCCATAGGCACCACCTGCACATGTGCACTTCACCGTCAAGAGAAACTCTGATGGTGCTAAATACATTTTCTTCTGAACAAAACAAATTTCTTCTCAACAGAAAATGGTGTGTGCTTCGTGCAGAGACAGGCACACAGCTGAATAACAGCTGCAGAGTCTCTGCTCAAAGCACACAGGAACTCTGTCTTTGGGTTTCTGGATTTCTTGGTGGGGGCAGATGTACTGACCTCATGCTGCTCCCCGTGCTCGCCTTCACGCCGGTAATGGTGGTGGTGTGCCACTTCTTCTCCGCCTTTGCGACCCAGAACACGATCTTGTAGACTGTCCAGGGAGGGGTGCTGAAGAGAAGATCTGGAGGAGGCATCGTCCGCAAGAGTGGCTAGAAGAAGGCTTGAAACACACACTACGGTGAGCAGCTTTTCCATGGTGGTGCCTGTGGCAGCTGACAATAATGGAGAGGAGGAAGCTCTTGTAGAACGCTCTCTCATCCGTGTCTTTACTAGGTACACATCGGGCGATGGTTGCGCAAAATGCATGATGGCGCCTGGGCTTACGCATATTTGCATATTAGACCCCATTTGAAGATTAAAATGCCACCACATAATCGGCTTGGAGTCAGCATGACATTGTCGATGACAGTCAAAAAGTCTTCCTTGCCCCTAAGGAGTAAGGATCAACGCATCACCTTGGAACCCTAATCTCTCCCTTACCCCATCCCCCCAAAGGAGACAATAAGGAATCTACGCCGGTCTCTGTAGACTTTGTCCCAATGCATGAATTTGAGGAGGATCGAAGCTCGAAATACCAACTCGAAGATGAATCGCCGCCATCTGCCCGACCGCCGCTCCCGCAAGGACTAAAAATCCTAACCTAAAATACTAGCTAGAACCGAGGCACCGTGATTCCCCTACCCGCCACCAGCCGCCGGAGCGGCAGGGTATGGGGTGTGAATCTATGGTCTAATCGGTGGAGCTTGGAGGGGAGGAAAATGTTGCCCTAACCACCTACGTGTGAGGGAAAGCAAAATATTATACTGGGTGAGAATACACATCTTTCAACATTGAGAAGTCACATGTGGTACATAGTGCGGTGGAGTTGCAGATGAAGCAGTAGTTATCCATGAATATTTATACAAGAAAATTGGTGGGAAGAAGAACTTGGAAAAATGAAAGGTATGACAGTTAATTGTAAGTTTACTTTTGAAGCTCGAACATCAAACACTGATGCAGATAGGTTAGCTAAGTTTTCAAATACTCTTGATTTTTCATCCCATCCCTATGATCCTTTTTGTATACCGCTTCATGTGCACTAAGATCAATAAAGCTTAGCTATACCCCTTAAAAAAAGATATCCGGGTAAACCACGCTGGGCCCTGATATGGAAACACAGCAGAAGCAAACATGGGGAGGGGCAATTAaatcttggttgataatattgatatAGATTTACTTTGTGTAGCGTGTATAATCTTTTCAACCCTCTGTGTTAGCATAATGTGATCTTAATTATTTCAGTGTGTGAGCCATAACATGACATGTGACTGAACCTGCGAGTCATGAGCGAGAGGAAATGTCCAATAGTGGAGTATACAATAATTTGGTAGTAGGGGCCGGCACGGGGAGCCACCACATTTGGCTACTTGCAGCCGTATATGCCTTCTTTTTCTCGTGGGGATCCCTGATAAAACCTGACAAGAAAACCAGAGAGGACCCAGCACCAATAGTCGcacccaaaaaattccaaaattgaccGATGCTGTCTGGACGGCCATCACCGACCCACGCCTCACGTTGAGCATGTTGTGGGACGTATCGTGTCTGAGGGAATGGGCCTATACTATCCTCCGTGCGCAGTATGCTGTGCATGCATGCTGTCAGTGCAATAGTGTGGCTCAAGCTGGTTGGCCATTTGCTGGTGCCCGGCAGCTTTCATGTGACATGTCTACTCTTTCGGTAGATTGTGTGGCCGTGTTGGGAGGAAGTTAAATATAGAGCTGAACACAGTGATCATTCTTGGCACTTCCTATGTTCTCTGAAAAAGGTTTTCCCACTCCCATGACCAGCACACATGTAGTCCTTTCTGATTCAAAGGTTTTCATATGAATTTCGAAGTATCAGATTTTTTTTACGTTGCTCGTTTAATTCGTATGGTTGAATCTTACGAGATTTATTCCTAATGATTCCTTTGTACTACATTCTAGGAAATTTAGCATCTACTAAAACCTTTTGAAAAGAATCATTTTCTTCTTGTGTGATGCAATCAAATAAACCCAAGAAATGTAGCATTCAAATGGACATGAAGTTGCAATCATATGTTTTCCTACGTTTTTGGAATTCTGCAAATCAAAAGGGCACATAACTACTACTTGTACTTGAACATACAGTGTCTGAATACCCTCTGCCGTTCAATCAATCAAATTAGATGGACATACATGATCTACCGTTACACCAGAAACCAGACCAGGCCAGGCTGAAGCTAGACGTTGAGGTGTCAATTCAGTTAGCCAGGCAAGGTTATTGATGGCCGATAGCTGCTTGGATTCGGCATGCCCAAGAGCGAGGAGGCAATTCCAAATCTGTGTCTTTCTATGTAGTCCATTTGTAGATTGGAGGTATGCTTGGCAGTGTGCGTTAGCAAGTTAGTAGCTTGTAGTACTAGAAGTATATTTAAAATTTGATGCTGATTATGCTCTGTGATTAGAGTATGTCATCACACCGTACGCGGGGCTCGAGACACTGAGGTCGGGTTCATGAAAGCTTCTTTTATCAGAGCTGTCGATCTTGTCTCTTGCTAGCCAATGAGCTATCCACTTTTCTGCTCCATAATAAGGACATGTCAACTTCCCAAATATaggtctttgtagagatttcactatagacgacatacatccatatgtagatgcattttagagtaGAGATTCATTTATTTTGCTATGTATGTAGTCCATAGTAAAATGTCTacaaatacttatatttaggaactgAGGGAGTAAAATAGAATTATGGGTGGCTCCATCACGTAcatgtcttcttcttcttttttgcgaATTCCATTATGTACATGTCAATCTTGAACAATGACGGTTCTAACTCGTACCGGATAAACCCGCAAAAAAAAACTCGTTCCAGATAAACAGCTTCGTTTATGcttaaaatttgcaacaacagtGTTTACATTGCAGTAGGCGACTTAGTACTaatgcactagtagaaaagggggcttttaccccggttggtaagggccttttgtcccggttttcgaaccgggactaaagggtcgttactaaaaccctaaccctttagtctcggttcttacaccaaccgggaccaataggcagggccttttgtcccggttggtgtcaccaaccgggaccaataggcatccacgcgtcagcatttcaggggctggggtttttgttttttttttaaggggggggggggggttggggggttttgggggttaatttaggtgtttcatatattgtgttagctagctaattaatagagagaagtgtcctctcttatctctgtgcttggtcgacgctacgtactatatacgtatggagaggacttgacacgctagctagtaagcaaataaaggaaacagaagatcgtcatgaacatatgcatacagagagaagtgatatcgaccacctctccttctccgagagattggtcgaacaacaagttctcgtatatctatctgacactaccggctacatatatacaataattatctcttacaatataatctcataattaaattgtaagaacacagcgtccacatagtattctccgttttcagctatcacgtggtcaaggaagaatgccgccaattcctcttgaattgctcgcatacgatctggtgctaggagttcatcccgcatcccaaagatctaatttgaagaagggggtcaatacatatatatatatgaataaatgaaactcgacacaaatgatggtaataaaataaaattgtgaatattattgcttacgcacttcatattgttcgtcagagtagccccgctcacaggtcgtgtggcggatagactcgcaaacgtagtatccacagaaatcattcccttgttcctgccacaaccactttacaagaaatagaggtcaatctaactgataagcaagcatgctaaatggtattgatgaaactagcgcttgaatcactaggagatgtgcggaacatgctactatagtacttactttcgggtgtctaaattgcagcttcttcggcagtcccggagcttttgtggtgaattttctccaaaccctgccagacaaagaaaacaattacttgatatcaggaaatgaaaaaagttgctgatatggtggataatgatcgatttaacttacttctcgagcatttgagtcatgtctgcatagtcctggggatcttttcgtctcgagtctaagacggttactactccctgctcaagcttaatctctaggagaatatagtggaagctgcgcatgcatgcataagtcatcaattacattaccataacctggactaataagggaaaccggatatgcacaagacagtaaca contains:
- the LOC109750084 gene encoding uncharacterized protein — protein: MRERSTRASSSPLLSAATGTTMEKLLTVVCVSSLLLATLADDASSRSSLQHPSLDSLQDRVLGRKGGEEVAHHHHYRREGEHGEQHEVVPMGAESGEERKKGSWRNEDEEAVAAEGLISSADYSGVAMHGHSSPPAHKKHPRP
- the LOC109750078 gene encoding glutamine synthetase leaf isozyme, chloroplastic, encoding MAQAVVPAMQCQVGVRGRSAVPARQPAGRVWGVRRTARATSGFKVLALGPETTGVIQRMQQLLDMDTTPFTDKIIAEYIWVGGSGIDLRSKSRTISKPVEDPSELPKWNYDGSSTGQAPGEDSEVILYPQAIFKDPFRGGNNILVICDTYTPQGEPIPTNKRHMAAQIFSDPKVTAQVPWFGIEQEYTLMQRDVNWPLGWPVGGYPGPQGPYYCAVGSDKSFGRDISDAHYKACLYAGIEISGTNGEVMPGQWEYQVGPSVGIDAGDHIWASRYILERITEQAGVVLTLDPKPIQGDWNGAGCHTNYSTLSMREDGGFDVIKKAILNLSLRHDLHIAAYGEGNERRLTGLHETASISDFSWGVANRGCSIRVGRETEAKGKGYLEDRRPASNMDPYTVTALLAETTILWEPTLEAEALAAKKLALKV